One window from the genome of Malus domestica chromosome 01, GDT2T_hap1 encodes:
- the LOC114824505 gene encoding UDP-glycosyltransferase 76B1-like has translation MEQSKGRRVIIFPLPFQGHINSMLELANVLHSRGFSITIIHTRFNSLNPSTLNPQFTYHSIPVDFSETEAASRDPKGFLYLLNVRCVEPFRECLAGLLSDDVKLEGPVACLISDTLLHFTRPIAESFKLPRILLDVSCATNFAVLAAFPLLKEKGYLPIQDSRLEEVITELSPIKVKDLPKAPGSDPENYYQLAIQVSNEPKSSYGLILNTFEDLEGHALARIRRHLPNVPIFPIGPFHKCCRTISSSSSLLAQDQSCISWLNTQAPKSVVYVSFGSIIQIEEAQFLEIAWGLANSNQPFLWVVRPGLVNGFDWLEALPNGFLEALNGRAYIVKWAPQKEVLAHLAVGVFWTHNGWNSTIESICEGVPMICTPGYIEQMLIARNVSDVWKVGLQLEHGIERGDVERTIRRLMLEKEGEEIKERSLKLMEKANRCLKEGGSSYQYLDGLAKHILSL, from the exons ATGGAACAAAGCAAAGGCAGGAGAGTGATCATCTTCCCACTGCCGTTTCAAGGCCACATAAATTCTATGCTAGAACTGGCCAACGTTCTACACTCCAGAGGCTTCTCCATAACCATTATTCACACACGCTTCAACTCCCtcaacccttctaccctaaacCCACAGTTCACGTACCATTCAATCCCTGTCGACTTCTCCGAAACCGAGGCCGCCTCGAGGGATCCCAAAGGTTTTCTTTATCTTCTCAATGTTAGATGTGTCGAGCCTTTCAGAGAATGCTTGGCCGGATTGTTATCGGATGACGTTAAGTTGGAAGGCCCCGTTGCTTGCTTGATCTCGGACACTCTCCTTCACTTCACTCGACCCATTGCGGAGAGTTTTAAGCTTCCGAGGATCTTGTTGGATGTCTCGTGCGCCACTAATTTTGCCGTTTTGGCTGCGTTTCCGCTTCTCAAGGAAAAGGGTTACCTGCCAATACAAG ATTCTCGACTAGAAGAGGTAATCACAGAACTATCACCTATCAAAGTTAAAGACCTGCCAAAGGCGCCCGGTTCCGATCCTGAGAATTATTATCAACTGGCCATCCAAGTGTCAAATGAACCAAAGTCTTCTTATGGACTCATCTTAAATACATTTGAAGATCTTGAAGGACATGCTCTGGCCAGAATCCGCCGACACCTGCCCAATGTTCCCATTTTCCCAATAGGTCCATTTCACAAGTGTTGCCGTACAATATCCTCTTCAAGTAGTTTATTGGCACAAGATCAGAGTTGCATTTCATGGCTGAACACTCAAGCGCCAAAATCTGTTGTTTATGTTAGCTTTGGGAGCATTATACAGATAGAGGAAGCTCAATTTTTGGAGATAGCTTGGGGGCTGGCCAACAGCAATCAACCCTTTTTGTGGGTTGTTCGACCCGGGTTGGTTAACGGGTTTGATTGGCTCGAAGCGTTACCTAACGGGTTTTTAGAAGCATTGAACGGGAGAGCTTACATTGTGAAATGGGCTCCACAAAAAGAAGTATTGGCCCACCTAGCAGTTGGAGTCTTTTGGACTCACAATGGTTGGAATTCTACAATAGAGAGCATTTGTGAAGGGGTCCCTATGATTTGTACGCCAGGTTACATTGAGCAAATGCTGATTGCAAGAAATGTGAGTGATGTTTGGAAGGTAGGGCTGCAGTTGGAGCATGGGATTGAGAGAGGTGATGTTGAAAGAACAATTAGAAGACTGATGCTTGAAAAAGAAGGGGAAGAGATCAAAGAGAGATCCTTAAAGTTGATGGAAAAGGCAAATCGTTGCCTCAAAGAAGGTGGCTCTTCGTACCAATATTTGGATGGCTTGGCCAAGCACATTTTATCGTTATAA